From the Candidatus Eisenbacteria bacterium genome, the window CGCCCCTCGGCGCTACCAGCCTTCGACGGTGCGGGCGACGATTTCTTCGGCGATCTTTCGGATGGCTTCTTTTCGGCCATCGAGCTCCGTCTGCGCTTTCTGTCCCGGGACGTCGATGACGAAGTAGTTGTGCGTCTTCAGCATCTGGTCGTCCTTCCAGAGCTCCCGGTTCTTGACCATGTCTTTCATCGTGACCGAGATCCCGATCCTCACCCGGTACTCGTCGGCGTTCTGAGCGGCGTTGAAGCCGAAGACCGCGTTGGCATACTCGGTCACGCGGCCTCGGAGCACGGAGTTGGCGCCGCGCTCACTGACCACCTTGAGGTGGTTGTCCTCCACGAAGTGGTCGATCACCGCCTGAGTGATCTCCTGCTCGAG encodes:
- a CDS encoding LptE family protein — encoded protein: MTRRTLWRAALGAIALAAVSCAYSTSTALLPTHLKTIAIPVFENSTTEYALEQEITQAVIDHFVEDNHLKVVSERGANSVLRGRVTEYANAVFGFNAAQNADEYRVRIGISVTMKDMVKNRELWKDDQMLKTHNYFVIDVPGQKAQTELDGRKEAIRKIAEEIVARTVEGW